In Arthrobacter sp. SLBN-83, one DNA window encodes the following:
- a CDS encoding GAF and ANTAR domain-containing protein, giving the protein MSTPGTGDEFVQLHDLIIGSSNVADFLTELSTVAAATLSDAAGVFIECGVTLRRRKRTATIAGSSERAAVLDKLEQALGNGPCIASLDAMKPMVLSDVHTDTRWPAYQEVLAQNGCRSALGVPLALDEHQAAALNFFAAEPDVFTPGVVHRAEGFADLAGRALRLALRIADAQNLADDLKAAMASRTTIDMACGVIMAQNRCSQEEAMALLTKASSHRNQKLRDLAGEIIGRVSDGAVSTHFDP; this is encoded by the coding sequence ATGAGCACCCCTGGAACTGGCGATGAGTTCGTCCAACTGCACGACCTCATCATTGGCAGCAGCAACGTGGCCGACTTCCTGACCGAGCTCTCGACCGTTGCCGCTGCCACGCTCAGCGATGCCGCCGGTGTGTTCATCGAGTGCGGGGTGACGCTCCGCCGCCGCAAACGCACTGCCACCATTGCCGGCAGCAGTGAACGCGCAGCCGTGCTGGACAAGCTGGAGCAGGCGCTGGGGAACGGTCCCTGCATCGCGTCACTGGACGCCATGAAGCCGATGGTCCTGTCCGACGTCCACACCGATACGCGCTGGCCCGCTTACCAGGAGGTGCTGGCCCAGAACGGCTGCCGCAGCGCGCTGGGCGTTCCGCTCGCCCTCGATGAACACCAGGCGGCCGCCCTGAACTTCTTCGCAGCGGAGCCCGATGTGTTCACCCCCGGTGTCGTCCACCGGGCTGAAGGGTTCGCGGACCTGGCCGGCCGGGCACTGCGGTTGGCGCTGCGGATCGCGGACGCCCAGAACCTGGCCGATGACCTCAAGGCCGCCATGGCAAGCCGCACCACCATCGACATGGCGTGCGGGGTGATCATGGCGCAGAACCGGTGTTCCCAGGAGGAGGCCATGGCCCTGCTCACCAAAGCGTCCAGCCACCGGAACCAGAAGCTGCGGGACCTGGCCGGTGAAATCATTGGCCGCGTGAGCGACGGCGCTGTGAGTACGCACTTCGATCCGTAA
- a CDS encoding aldo/keto reductase, whose protein sequence is MSLSELRVFGRSGTPISPLTLGTMNFGEGTGSQGAPTGAEESIRIIHAALDAGITAIDTADVYSQGESEQVVGRALRGRRDDVFLATKFHGQMSPNPAHSGNSRRWITQAVEGSLRRLQTDRIDLYQAHRPDYNTDVLETITTLNDLIRQGKILYYGTSVFTPAQLVEAQWLATTNHLIPPLGNQVPYSMLVRGNERDVLPIAQQYGLGVLAYGPLAGGWLSGSFVLESGKPPTRVHTLPGRYDISGPSSERKLLAADSLARLADKLELSLVDLAVGFALTHPAISSVIIGPRSEEHLSAYLRAADVRLGESVLDAIDDLVPPGTNFVERDAGAIVPSIEFAELRRR, encoded by the coding sequence ATGAGCCTCAGCGAACTGCGGGTGTTCGGCAGGTCGGGCACTCCTATCAGTCCCCTCACCCTTGGCACCATGAACTTCGGCGAGGGAACCGGCTCCCAGGGCGCCCCCACCGGCGCGGAGGAGAGCATCCGCATCATCCATGCCGCCCTGGATGCCGGCATCACCGCGATCGACACAGCGGACGTCTACTCGCAGGGCGAGTCCGAGCAGGTGGTGGGCCGGGCGCTCCGCGGCCGCCGGGACGATGTCTTCCTGGCCACCAAGTTCCATGGCCAGATGAGCCCCAATCCGGCGCACTCGGGCAACTCCCGGCGCTGGATCACCCAGGCCGTGGAGGGGAGCCTGCGGCGGCTCCAGACAGACCGGATCGACCTCTACCAGGCACACCGGCCGGACTACAACACCGACGTCCTGGAAACCATCACCACTCTCAACGACCTGATTCGCCAAGGCAAGATCCTCTACTACGGCACCTCGGTGTTCACGCCCGCACAGCTTGTCGAGGCCCAGTGGCTGGCCACCACCAACCACCTGATCCCGCCGCTGGGCAACCAGGTTCCGTATTCCATGCTGGTCCGCGGCAACGAGCGGGACGTCCTGCCCATTGCCCAGCAGTACGGGCTGGGGGTTCTTGCTTACGGCCCGCTGGCAGGTGGCTGGTTGTCCGGCAGCTTCGTCCTGGAATCGGGCAAGCCGCCCACCAGGGTGCACACGCTGCCGGGCCGGTACGACATCTCCGGGCCCTCCAGCGAGCGGAAACTGCTTGCCGCGGACTCGTTGGCCCGCCTGGCGGACAAACTGGAACTGTCCCTGGTGGACCTGGCCGTGGGCTTTGCCCTGACCCACCCCGCCATCAGCAGCGTGATCATCGGCCCGCGCAGCGAGGAACACCTTTCCGCCTATCTCCGCGCCGCGGACGTCCGGCTGGGCGAGTCCGTCCTTGACGCCATCGACGACCTGGTGCCGCCCGGCACCAACTTCGTGGAGCGGGACGCGGGCGCCATTGTTCCGTCCATCGAGTTTGCGGAATTACGACGGCGGTAG
- a CDS encoding DUF488 domain-containing protein, whose product METLFTVGHGTSSQADFTALLRSAGVTSLVDVRIGPGSRKHPHFGKDLMAEWLPDAGIGYRWEKRLGGFRKLPPDSPDTALRNESFRAYAGYMRTGDFLAAAAELVAGSQAVRTAIMCSETLWWRCHRRLISDHCLLLAGQPVEHLMPPGKAVPHVPTKGVRVLGHELRYDVAG is encoded by the coding sequence ATGGAAACGCTGTTCACGGTAGGTCACGGCACCTCCTCCCAGGCGGACTTCACGGCGCTGCTGAGGAGCGCGGGGGTGACGTCGCTGGTGGATGTGCGGATTGGGCCGGGCAGCCGCAAGCATCCGCACTTCGGCAAGGACCTGATGGCGGAGTGGCTGCCCGACGCGGGCATCGGTTACCGGTGGGAGAAACGGCTGGGCGGGTTCCGGAAGCTGCCCCCGGATTCCCCTGACACGGCCCTCCGCAATGAGTCGTTCCGCGCGTATGCAGGCTATATGCGCACGGGGGACTTCCTGGCCGCCGCAGCCGAACTCGTTGCCGGCTCCCAGGCAGTGCGGACCGCGATCATGTGCAGCGAAACCCTGTGGTGGCGCTGCCACCGCCGTCTCATCTCCGACCACTGCCTCCTGCTGGCCGGCCAGCCCGTTGAGCACCTGATGCCGCCCGGCAAGGCGGTGCCGCACGTTCCCACCAAGGGCGTGCGGGTACTGGGCCATGAACTGCGCTATGACGTGGCCGGGTGA
- a CDS encoding DUF3040 domain-containing protein → MPMSDEERRLLKELELGLIADDPHLAMELLSGYPARRFPSGLLPGMAAALIGVVLILAGAGLPAPGAVVLGILLLRLGACLLLGPTVLARSAGRQPTG, encoded by the coding sequence ATGCCAATGTCCGATGAGGAGCGACGCCTGCTCAAGGAGCTGGAACTGGGACTGATCGCGGATGATCCCCACCTGGCCATGGAACTGTTGTCCGGTTATCCCGCGCGCCGTTTCCCCTCAGGCCTGCTCCCGGGAATGGCAGCGGCCCTGATCGGCGTCGTGCTCATCCTTGCCGGGGCAGGGCTACCGGCACCCGGAGCGGTGGTGCTGGGAATTCTGCTGCTGAGGCTGGGCGCCTGCCTGCTGCTGGGCCCCACTGTGCTGGCCCGCAGCGCCGGACGCCAGCCCACCGGCTAG
- a CDS encoding DMT family transporter, whose product MSSVRNYPKAQLRGALAVVAASILWGTTGTAATFAPGVNPLAIGAVAMGFGGLLQSLYAARHIRIQSGSLLERWRLVSLGAVAVAVYPLAFYSSMHLAGVAVGTVVSIGSAPVAAALIERFEDRRPLSRQWITGALLGVGGAALLSLSGHEPAAAGPGADPWTPTAGILLGLLAGTTYALYSWAAHRLTGQGLTARAAMGAVFGLGGLLLMPVLTLTGAALLESWRSVGVGAYMAAVPMFAGYLLFGWGLARVGASTATSISLLETVVAAVLAVLVVGERLPALGWLGAAVVLASLFILTPRPKRPCPAPAGAPSTL is encoded by the coding sequence GTGAGCAGCGTGCGAAATTATCCGAAGGCCCAACTCCGGGGTGCCTTGGCGGTGGTGGCCGCATCGATCCTCTGGGGCACCACCGGAACCGCCGCCACCTTCGCCCCCGGCGTGAACCCGCTGGCTATCGGCGCGGTGGCGATGGGCTTCGGCGGACTGCTGCAGAGCCTGTACGCTGCACGGCACATCAGGATCCAGTCCGGCAGCCTGCTTGAGCGGTGGCGGTTGGTTTCGCTGGGCGCCGTGGCGGTGGCCGTCTACCCCTTGGCGTTCTACAGCTCCATGCACCTGGCCGGGGTGGCGGTGGGAACCGTTGTCTCCATTGGCTCGGCCCCGGTGGCGGCGGCCCTTATTGAACGTTTCGAGGACCGGAGACCCTTGAGCCGGCAATGGATTACGGGGGCCCTGCTTGGAGTGGGCGGAGCCGCCTTGCTGTCGCTTTCCGGACACGAGCCCGCTGCCGCAGGTCCAGGCGCCGATCCATGGACCCCGACGGCGGGGATCCTCCTGGGGCTGCTGGCCGGAACCACCTATGCACTGTATTCCTGGGCAGCGCACCGGCTGACGGGCCAGGGGCTCACCGCCAGGGCCGCCATGGGGGCGGTCTTCGGTCTGGGCGGGCTCCTCCTGATGCCGGTCCTCACGCTGACCGGCGCTGCGCTGCTGGAGTCCTGGCGCAGCGTCGGCGTGGGCGCCTACATGGCCGCAGTCCCGATGTTCGCCGGGTATCTCCTGTTCGGTTGGGGTCTGGCCCGGGTCGGGGCGAGCACGGCCACCAGCATTTCCCTGCTCGAGACGGTCGTGGCTGCCGTCCTGGCGGTGCTTGTGGTGGGCGAACGGCTTCCGGCACTTGGCTGGCTAGGCGCCGCCGTCGTACTGGCCAGCCTGTTCATCCTTACGCCGCGGCCGAAAAGGCCCTGCCCGGCACCGGCGGGCGCTCCGTCAACGCTCTAG
- a CDS encoding TetR/AcrR family transcriptional regulator has protein sequence MPAAGTAGTASTQARPPARELLLEAAARLFYANGVAATGIDAITTEAGVARKSLYNNFSSKADLVAAYLEARHEEWLGLYRKRLETAGTAREQVLAVFDAYLDHANFAYQHGFRGCGLLNAAAELPAGDPGRAAVRRHKEEVQELLAEHLGTLLPGQKERAPGIAAHLAFLLEGAMARAGLEGTDVPLQEARLIAGQLLDAL, from the coding sequence ATGCCTGCTGCCGGTACGGCGGGAACCGCCTCGACTCAAGCCCGACCGCCCGCCCGCGAGCTGCTGCTGGAGGCGGCTGCGCGCCTCTTCTACGCAAACGGCGTCGCCGCCACCGGAATCGATGCCATCACCACCGAAGCGGGCGTGGCCAGGAAGAGCCTCTACAACAACTTCAGCTCCAAGGCAGACCTAGTGGCGGCTTATCTCGAAGCCCGGCACGAAGAATGGCTTGGGCTTTACCGTAAGAGGCTGGAAACGGCCGGCACTGCGCGTGAACAGGTCCTGGCGGTCTTCGATGCCTACCTGGACCACGCCAACTTCGCGTACCAGCACGGGTTCCGGGGCTGCGGACTCCTCAACGCTGCGGCGGAGCTGCCCGCCGGGGATCCAGGCAGGGCCGCGGTGCGCCGCCACAAGGAGGAGGTGCAGGAACTCCTCGCGGAACATCTGGGTACCCTGCTGCCCGGGCAGAAGGAACGGGCGCCGGGAATCGCTGCGCATCTGGCATTCCTGCTCGAAGGCGCCATGGCCAGGGCCGGCCTGGAAGGTACGGACGTACCGCTGCAGGAGGCACGGCTCATCGCCGGGCAGCTGCTGGACGCCCTGTGA
- a CDS encoding glycoside hydrolase family 15 protein, translating to MSLVSGRKRRTTATERPKPQAGVGPSPAARWQPSAIADYGMVGDTRTAALVSSAGSVDWMCAPAFDGEPIFGALLGGWEAGQFVAGPAGPARLLNRRYRGHTATLETSWSSGRGVLTLTEAMVAEVSGALLPTTLLVRRLTAHSSPVAAVVRFAPRLGETHRMPRISRRARDLVGEWGPLAVSLGSSEGCPLPDGDEQELVVHPGHPVTLVLAVAYGEPLIHVDPEAAWQLLLDDERQWEAWAEEVDAGLPFREQVLRSLLTLRLLTYSPSGAPVAAPTTSLPENPGGIRNWDYRFAWPRDASIGVAAFLQVGKADVALGFFGWLLHASRLQRPRLPALLTLSGRAVPRERELRGWPGYSGSTPVRTGNGAAGQHQLDGYGWVLDAAWVLVQGGHRLYSETWRAMRGFADLVAGSWSAPDAGIWEIRDDAAHHVHSKLMAWLALDRALRIGATHRLAARQRRRWESSRDRLGADIRSRGFDPVRGIYTRTYGSADLDAALLVLPLVGLEEPRAEAVRRTVDAIRDQLGAGGPLLYRYPPGQDGLEGGEGAFLPCSFWLVQALALTGRREEAEKTFRALLDLASPLGLFSEELDPATGAFLGNYPQALTHAAMVQAALALRQAGDPTSEVLGKSSRKSGRSHGN from the coding sequence ATGAGCCTTGTATCCGGGCGGAAGCGCCGCACGACCGCAACAGAGCGGCCAAAGCCGCAGGCCGGCGTCGGCCCCTCCCCCGCCGCACGCTGGCAGCCGTCCGCCATTGCCGACTACGGGATGGTCGGTGATACCCGGACAGCGGCCCTGGTATCGTCTGCCGGATCTGTGGATTGGATGTGTGCGCCTGCGTTCGACGGCGAGCCAATCTTCGGCGCCCTGCTGGGCGGCTGGGAAGCGGGCCAGTTTGTTGCCGGACCGGCCGGGCCGGCGCGCCTGCTGAACCGCCGCTACCGCGGGCACACCGCAACGCTTGAAACAAGCTGGTCCTCGGGCAGAGGCGTGTTGACGTTGACCGAAGCGATGGTGGCTGAGGTATCCGGCGCGCTCTTGCCCACCACGCTCCTGGTCCGGCGGCTCACGGCGCACTCAAGCCCGGTAGCCGCCGTCGTCCGCTTTGCTCCGCGCTTGGGCGAAACGCACCGCATGCCGCGGATCAGCCGGCGGGCGCGGGACCTGGTGGGCGAATGGGGACCGTTGGCCGTGTCGCTGGGCTCCAGCGAAGGCTGCCCGCTCCCGGATGGCGACGAACAGGAACTCGTGGTGCATCCCGGGCACCCGGTGACGCTTGTCCTGGCCGTCGCCTACGGCGAGCCCCTGATCCACGTGGACCCGGAAGCCGCCTGGCAACTGCTGCTCGATGACGAACGGCAATGGGAAGCCTGGGCGGAGGAAGTGGACGCCGGTCTCCCGTTCCGCGAACAGGTACTGCGGAGCCTGCTGACGCTGCGGCTCCTCACCTACTCACCGTCGGGCGCTCCGGTCGCGGCGCCCACCACCTCCCTGCCGGAAAATCCGGGCGGGATCCGGAACTGGGACTACCGGTTCGCGTGGCCGCGGGACGCGAGTATTGGTGTGGCCGCGTTCCTGCAGGTGGGCAAGGCGGACGTGGCCCTTGGCTTTTTTGGGTGGCTGCTGCACGCCAGCCGGCTGCAGCGGCCACGGCTTCCCGCACTGCTGACGCTGTCCGGCCGGGCCGTTCCCCGCGAGCGCGAATTGCGGGGCTGGCCGGGCTATTCCGGGAGCACACCGGTGCGGACCGGCAACGGTGCAGCCGGGCAGCACCAACTCGACGGTTACGGCTGGGTGCTGGACGCTGCCTGGGTGCTGGTGCAGGGTGGCCACCGGCTGTACTCGGAGACGTGGCGTGCCATGCGCGGGTTCGCGGACCTGGTGGCAGGATCCTGGTCCGCCCCCGACGCCGGGATTTGGGAAATCCGCGATGACGCTGCCCATCATGTCCATTCCAAGCTCATGGCCTGGCTCGCGCTGGACCGGGCCCTGCGCATTGGTGCCACCCATCGCCTGGCAGCGAGGCAGCGGCGCCGGTGGGAGTCCTCCCGCGACCGGCTCGGGGCGGATATCCGAAGCCGGGGCTTCGATCCGGTCCGGGGTATCTACACCCGCACTTATGGATCGGCGGACCTGGACGCCGCCCTGCTGGTCCTTCCGCTGGTTGGACTTGAGGAGCCACGCGCCGAGGCAGTCCGCCGGACCGTTGACGCGATCCGGGACCAGCTGGGTGCCGGCGGTCCCCTTCTCTACAGGTACCCGCCCGGGCAGGATGGACTGGAGGGCGGCGAGGGCGCCTTCCTGCCCTGTTCATTCTGGCTGGTCCAGGCGCTGGCCCTGACCGGCAGGAGGGAAGAAGCGGAGAAGACGTTCCGCGCGCTGCTGGACCTGGCCTCCCCGCTGGGGCTCTTCAGCGAGGAGCTGGACCCGGCCACCGGCGCCTTCCTTGGCAACTATCCCCAGGCCCTCACCCATGCCGCAATGGTCCAGGCCGCGCTGGCCCTGCGCCAGGCTGGCGACCCGACGTCGGAAGTGCTTGGAAAATCCTCACGGAAATCCGGCCGAAGCCACGGGAATTAG
- a CDS encoding DUF4193 domain-containing protein, with amino-acid sequence MSVDYDAPRVTPEEEPNVALEELKSDKSGRREAAPDMDETDLADSFELPGADLSNEELLIQVVPVQADEFTCMSCFLVHHRSQLAREKDGKKYCKECEG; translated from the coding sequence ATGTCAGTTGACTACGACGCTCCGCGGGTGACTCCCGAGGAAGAGCCGAACGTCGCCCTGGAGGAGCTGAAGTCCGATAAGTCCGGCCGCCGGGAAGCTGCTCCCGACATGGACGAAACGGACCTCGCGGACAGCTTTGAGCTGCCCGGCGCAGACCTCTCCAACGAGGAACTCCTCATCCAGGTGGTCCCGGTGCAGGCAGACGAATTCACCTGTATGTCCTGCTTCCTGGTCCACCACCGCAGCCAGTTGGCGCGGGAGAAGGACGGCAAGAAGTACTGCAAGGAATGTGAGGGCTAG
- a CDS encoding molybdopterin oxidoreductase family protein produces MTRIDRIAEPWGTRTPYGSGGDWPVRVDTHLAEGVAPEDVDRWVQTASLLHSNGDAMDIAVKDNRIVGVRGRAVDRVNHGRLGPKDLYGWQANASPDRLTKPLIREGGKLVETDWDTAMQRIVDRSKALLAEQGPSALGFYTTGQLFSEEYYTLGAIAHGGIGTNHVDGNTRLCTATAGEALKESFGCDGQPGSYTDVDHADVIALYGHNVAETQTVLWTRMLDRLAGPNPPKIICVDPRMTPVARAATLHLAPRPGTNVALMNGILHEIISNGWVDQEYIQAHTVGFSELEKEVKNYPPALVAEICGVPAEQITEAASIIGHAERLLSTVLQGFYQSNQATAAAVQVNNVNIIRGMLGKPGCGILQMNGQPTAENTRECGADGDLAAFRNWSNDAHIKDLARVWNIDPMSIPHYSPPTHVMQMMRYAEDGSIRMLWVSGTNPAVSLPELARIRGILQQERLFLVVQDIFLSETAQLADVVLPAATWGEKTGTFTNVDRTVHLSEKAVDPPGEARPDLDIFIDYAHRMGLQDKDGQPLIKWHDPESAFEAWKECTRGRPCDYTGITYEKLRGGSGIQWPCNEENPDGTERIYADGKFWAHPEYCETYGRDLITGAPVDPSEYKALNPEGKAIIKAAEYMPPHELPSQDFPLQLITGRTLYQFHTRTKTGRAPELQAAAPDVWVELSADDAGAYGIAEGDLAEVETPRGSVRAKVRISGIRSGVLFLPFHYGYWDTDGGHQPDGAGRAANELTITDWDAASKQPIFKTAAARITRVSAGEGPSLAPTTTASAPVGGFPEGAATKGIPSAMADEAPEMAGGAR; encoded by the coding sequence ATGACTCGGATTGACCGAATAGCTGAACCATGGGGGACAAGGACGCCGTACGGCAGCGGCGGTGATTGGCCGGTCAGGGTGGACACGCACCTGGCCGAGGGGGTGGCCCCGGAGGATGTGGACCGGTGGGTCCAGACGGCGTCGCTCCTCCACTCAAATGGCGACGCCATGGATATCGCCGTCAAGGACAACCGGATCGTCGGGGTGCGCGGGCGCGCCGTGGACCGGGTCAACCACGGCCGGCTGGGCCCGAAGGACCTGTACGGGTGGCAGGCGAACGCATCGCCGGACCGGCTGACCAAACCCCTCATCCGCGAGGGCGGCAAACTGGTGGAGACGGACTGGGACACGGCCATGCAGCGCATCGTGGACCGCTCCAAGGCGTTGCTCGCGGAGCAGGGACCCAGTGCCCTGGGCTTCTACACCACCGGGCAGCTTTTTTCGGAGGAGTACTACACCCTGGGCGCGATTGCGCACGGCGGGATCGGCACCAACCACGTGGACGGCAACACCAGGCTCTGCACGGCCACCGCCGGTGAGGCTCTGAAGGAATCGTTCGGCTGCGACGGGCAACCCGGCTCCTACACCGACGTTGACCACGCGGACGTCATCGCCCTCTACGGGCACAACGTGGCGGAGACCCAGACCGTCCTGTGGACCAGGATGCTGGACCGCCTCGCCGGACCCAACCCGCCCAAGATCATCTGCGTGGACCCCCGCATGACACCCGTGGCCAGGGCCGCCACGCTGCACCTGGCCCCAAGGCCCGGCACCAACGTGGCCCTGATGAACGGCATCCTGCACGAGATCATCTCCAACGGCTGGGTGGACCAGGAGTACATCCAGGCGCACACGGTGGGGTTCTCCGAGCTCGAAAAAGAGGTCAAGAACTACCCGCCGGCCCTCGTTGCGGAAATCTGCGGTGTCCCGGCGGAGCAGATCACCGAGGCGGCCAGCATCATCGGCCACGCCGAGCGGCTGCTCTCCACGGTGCTGCAGGGCTTCTACCAGTCCAACCAGGCCACGGCCGCCGCCGTCCAGGTCAACAACGTCAACATCATCCGCGGCATGCTGGGCAAACCCGGGTGCGGCATCCTGCAAATGAACGGCCAGCCCACGGCGGAGAACACCCGGGAATGCGGGGCCGACGGCGACCTGGCCGCCTTCCGGAACTGGTCCAACGATGCGCACATCAAGGACCTCGCACGCGTCTGGAACATCGACCCCATGTCCATCCCGCACTACTCTCCGCCCACGCACGTCATGCAGATGATGCGGTACGCCGAGGACGGCTCCATCCGGATGCTGTGGGTCAGCGGCACCAACCCGGCGGTCTCGCTGCCCGAGCTGGCGCGTATCCGCGGCATCCTGCAGCAGGAGCGGCTGTTCCTGGTGGTGCAGGACATCTTCCTGTCCGAGACCGCCCAGCTCGCGGACGTGGTGCTCCCCGCAGCCACGTGGGGTGAGAAGACGGGAACCTTCACCAACGTGGACCGCACCGTCCACCTTTCGGAGAAGGCCGTGGACCCGCCCGGGGAGGCCCGGCCCGACCTGGACATCTTCATCGACTACGCCCACCGAATGGGCCTGCAGGACAAGGACGGGCAGCCGCTGATCAAATGGCACGATCCCGAGTCCGCGTTTGAGGCCTGGAAGGAATGCACCCGCGGGCGGCCCTGCGACTACACGGGCATCACCTATGAAAAGCTGCGCGGCGGCTCGGGCATCCAGTGGCCGTGCAACGAGGAGAACCCGGACGGCACGGAGCGGATCTATGCCGACGGGAAGTTCTGGGCGCACCCGGAGTACTGCGAAACCTACGGCCGCGACCTCATCACCGGCGCGCCCGTAGACCCGTCCGAGTACAAGGCCCTCAATCCGGAGGGCAAAGCCATCATTAAGGCCGCCGAGTACATGCCGCCGCACGAGCTGCCCAGCCAGGATTTTCCGCTCCAGCTCATCACCGGCCGCACGCTCTACCAGTTCCACACCCGCACCAAGACGGGCAGGGCGCCGGAGCTGCAGGCAGCCGCGCCTGATGTTTGGGTTGAGTTGTCAGCGGACGACGCCGGCGCTTACGGGATTGCCGAGGGCGACCTTGCGGAGGTGGAGACACCCCGCGGTTCCGTCCGTGCCAAGGTGCGGATCAGCGGCATCCGGAGCGGGGTGCTGTTCCTGCCCTTCCATTACGGCTATTGGGACACCGACGGCGGCCATCAGCCGGACGGGGCAGGGCGGGCCGCGAACGAGCTGACCATTACCGACTGGGATGCCGCGTCCAAGCAGCCTATTTTCAAGACGGCCGCGGCGCGCATCACCAGGGTTTCCGCCGGCGAGGGTCCGTCATTGGCGCCCACCACCACAGCCTCGGCTCCGGTGGGCGGCTTTCCCGAAGGGGCCGCGACGAAGGGCATTCCGTCCGCGATGGCCGACGAGGCTCCGGAGATGGCAGGAGGAGCACGATGA
- a CDS encoding bile acid:sodium symporter family protein, with amino-acid sequence MLEATKPQNSPDGTPTNPALEAESRIARIAVTVFPILVVAAGIIGFLLPGVFKPIAPSVPYLLGIIMFCMGLTLTPPDFAAVAKRPWAVALGIVAHYIIMPGAGWLIAGALNLEPELAVGVILVGCAPSGTASNVMAFLAKGDVALSVAVASVSTLIAPIVTPLLVLFLAGSYLQIDAAGMVGDIVKTVLLPVIAGLLARLFLKKLVAKVLPALPWASAVVISLIVAIVVAGSASKIISAGAIVFLAVVLHNGFGLGLGYLAGKLGRLDDKARRALAFEVGMQNSGLAATLATAHFTPLAALPSAVFSLWHNVSGAIVAAWLARRPLQDKPADAPSPAKRA; translated from the coding sequence ATGCTTGAGGCAACTAAACCCCAGAATTCCCCGGACGGGACACCCACCAACCCTGCGCTCGAAGCGGAAAGCAGGATCGCCCGCATCGCCGTGACGGTGTTCCCCATCCTGGTGGTGGCTGCAGGCATCATCGGCTTCCTGCTCCCCGGAGTCTTCAAACCCATCGCGCCCAGCGTGCCCTACCTGCTGGGCATCATCATGTTCTGCATGGGCCTGACCCTCACGCCGCCTGACTTCGCCGCCGTGGCCAAACGCCCGTGGGCCGTGGCCCTGGGAATCGTGGCGCACTACATCATCATGCCCGGCGCGGGCTGGCTGATCGCCGGGGCCCTCAACCTTGAGCCGGAGCTGGCCGTCGGCGTCATCCTGGTGGGATGCGCGCCTTCCGGAACCGCCTCCAACGTCATGGCCTTCCTGGCCAAGGGCGACGTTGCCCTGTCCGTTGCGGTGGCCTCCGTCTCCACCCTGATCGCCCCGATTGTCACCCCGCTGCTGGTCCTGTTCCTGGCCGGTTCCTACCTCCAGATCGACGCCGCCGGCATGGTGGGGGACATCGTCAAGACCGTGCTGCTGCCGGTGATCGCCGGCCTCCTTGCCCGGTTGTTCCTCAAGAAGCTCGTCGCGAAGGTGCTGCCGGCACTGCCGTGGGCGTCCGCCGTCGTAATCTCCCTGATCGTGGCCATCGTGGTGGCCGGCAGCGCCAGCAAGATCATCAGCGCCGGGGCCATCGTGTTCCTCGCTGTGGTGCTGCACAACGGCTTCGGACTGGGGCTGGGCTACCTGGCCGGCAAGCTGGGCCGCCTGGACGACAAGGCCCGCCGCGCCCTCGCCTTCGAGGTGGGCATGCAGAACTCCGGCCTGGCCGCCACCCTGGCTACGGCCCACTTCACCCCGCTGGCAGCGCTTCCGTCCGCCGTCTTCTCGCTGTGGCACAACGTTTCCGGTGCCATCGTGGCTGCCTGGCTGGCCCGGCGTCCGCTGCAGGACAAGCCGGCCGATGCGCCGTCGCCGGCCAAGCGGGCCTGA